Proteins encoded by one window of Chryseobacterium aquaeductus:
- a CDS encoding lipocalin family protein, whose amino-acid sequence MKKLLLAGILGTSLFAVSCSTVKKGADAQNNRSEFLKMKGDFQIVSIDYDKQYKIKPFDEGADAQCFVGSHWRFIPNNFTGAYTLNGGGKCPALTQPIKFEVKDGNTFMFKKIQEGTKAKQNIVGYTLDVVNMSTDQFSLEQNVPFDGSTVRVVYNFERTGMK is encoded by the coding sequence ATGAAAAAGTTATTACTTGCTGGTATTTTGGGCACATCACTTTTTGCTGTGTCTTGTTCCACTGTTAAAAAAGGAGCAGATGCACAAAACAACAGATCTGAATTTCTAAAAATGAAAGGCGATTTTCAAATCGTGAGCATCGATTATGATAAGCAATATAAAATCAAACCGTTTGACGAAGGTGCAGATGCGCAATGTTTCGTAGGTAGCCACTGGAGATTTATTCCAAACAATTTTACGGGAGCTTATACTTTGAACGGTGGTGGAAAATGTCCTGCTTTGACGCAACCAATAAAATTTGAAGTGAAAGATGGAAATACTTTCATGTTTAAGAAAATTCAGGAAGGTACAAAAGCTAAGCAAAATATTGTAGGATATACACTTGACGTGGTCAATATGTCTACAGATCAGTTTTCTTTAGAACAAAACGTTCCGTTTGATGGTAGTACAGTAAGAGTTGTTTACAACTTTGAAAGAACAGGAATGAAATAA
- a CDS encoding decaprenyl-phosphate phosphoribosyltransferase: MKKYLKLLRVEQWVKNLFVFVPLFFSGNIKNVDLLTQSIGAFIIFSLAASVVYILNDYNDIDADRQHPEKRRRPLASGAISKQKALSILGSLIIIDLGLIFFAQFYFDENLWKFATIIGVYFVMNLAYTFKLKHVPIIDIFIIATGFVLRVLAGGYITGIKISQWAVLLTFVLALVLAIGKRRGELINAQVSGKTRKALDGYNVQFADITLSISVTLAIICYLMFTLSPEVQARFHERVFYTVIFVVFAFLRYLQQTLVYNRTESPTKIVYRDRYIQVTLLLWVATFLIQIYFKE, translated from the coding sequence ATGAAAAAATATCTTAAACTACTCCGGGTAGAACAATGGGTGAAAAATCTTTTTGTTTTTGTTCCCTTATTTTTTTCCGGTAATATCAAAAATGTAGACTTACTTACCCAAAGTATTGGTGCATTTATTATATTTTCACTTGCTGCAAGTGTTGTTTATATCTTAAATGATTACAACGATATTGACGCAGATAGACAGCATCCGGAAAAAAGAAGAAGACCATTGGCAAGTGGCGCCATTTCCAAACAGAAAGCATTGAGCATTCTAGGTTCTTTAATTATCATAGATCTTGGGCTGATCTTCTTTGCACAGTTTTATTTTGACGAAAATCTTTGGAAGTTCGCCACCATCATCGGAGTTTATTTTGTGATGAATCTTGCATACACATTCAAACTCAAGCATGTTCCTATTATTGATATTTTCATCATCGCAACAGGATTTGTTTTGAGAGTTTTGGCTGGAGGTTACATCACCGGAATCAAAATTTCTCAGTGGGCAGTACTTCTTACATTTGTTTTAGCTTTGGTTTTAGCAATCGGTAAAAGACGGGGAGAACTTATCAACGCTCAGGTTTCGGGTAAAACAAGGAAGGCTCTGGATGGTTATAATGTGCAGTTTGCAGACATTACGCTTTCAATTTCAGTGACGTTGGCGATTATTTGTTATCTGATGTTTACCTTGTCACCAGAAGTACAGGCTAGATTTCATGAGCGGGTTTTTTACACCGTTATTTTTGTGGTTTTTGCGTTTTTAAGATATTTGCAACAAACTTTGGTGTACAACAGAACCGAATCTCCTACTAAAATTGTTTATAGAGACAGATATATTCAGGTTACTTTATTGCTTTGGGTTGCCACATTTTTAATTCAAATTTATTTTAAAGAATGA
- a CDS encoding FAD-binding oxidoreductase, with the protein MKPNFTQKVTNWGNFPVVEKEMRSEDSFKKIKEFVLNHNEVIARGNGRCYGDASLGENIFSSKKLNKFISFDRLNGIIECESGVLLSEVLEISVPQGYFLYVTPGTKFVSIGGAIASDIHGKNHHAEGCFSEYVIDFKLMTENGDIITCSRQENSEKFWATIGGMGLTGIILSAKFKLKNIETSYIRQESIKAENLDEIFRLFEESESWTYTVAWIDCLQKDKNIGRSIMMRGEHAYRHEISGSEAVNPLKLKKKFSPKVPFYFPNFVLNALTVKIFNFLYYKKQTKKEVKSFIDYETFFYPLDSIKDWNKIYGKSGFIQYQMVIPKERGKDGMKKILETIANSGNGSFLAVLKLFGKNNPNAYNSFPTEGYTLALDFKVNSKLKKLVDQLDQIVQVFGGRIYLTKDSMSRSSLTDYLKNVNSSKFVSLQHKRILNNK; encoded by the coding sequence ATGAAGCCAAATTTTACACAAAAAGTTACGAATTGGGGCAATTTTCCTGTAGTGGAAAAGGAGATGAGATCTGAAGACAGCTTCAAAAAAATAAAAGAATTTGTACTCAATCACAATGAAGTTATCGCGCGAGGAAACGGAAGATGCTACGGCGATGCTTCTTTAGGCGAAAATATTTTCTCTTCAAAAAAATTAAATAAATTCATCAGTTTCGATCGTCTTAATGGGATTATTGAATGCGAATCCGGAGTTTTACTTTCAGAAGTTCTGGAAATTTCCGTGCCTCAGGGATATTTTTTATATGTAACTCCGGGAACTAAATTTGTATCGATTGGTGGCGCTATCGCATCAGACATCCATGGTAAAAATCATCATGCGGAAGGATGTTTTTCAGAATATGTGATTGATTTTAAACTGATGACCGAAAATGGGGATATCATCACCTGTTCTAGACAGGAAAATTCAGAGAAATTTTGGGCAACCATCGGTGGCATGGGACTTACCGGGATTATCCTTTCGGCAAAATTTAAACTTAAAAATATTGAAACCTCATATATTCGTCAGGAAAGCATAAAAGCAGAAAATTTAGATGAAATATTCAGACTCTTTGAAGAAAGTGAAAGCTGGACGTATACTGTTGCCTGGATCGACTGTCTTCAAAAAGATAAAAACATAGGCAGAAGCATTATGATGCGTGGTGAGCATGCATATCGACATGAAATTTCGGGAAGTGAGGCAGTAAATCCGTTAAAATTAAAGAAAAAATTCTCTCCAAAAGTACCTTTTTATTTTCCGAATTTTGTATTAAATGCTTTGACGGTAAAGATTTTTAATTTTCTGTACTACAAAAAGCAAACTAAAAAGGAGGTGAAAAGTTTCATCGATTATGAGACGTTTTTCTATCCTTTAGATTCTATAAAAGATTGGAATAAAATCTATGGAAAATCAGGATTTATTCAATACCAAATGGTGATTCCGAAAGAAAGAGGAAAAGATGGAATGAAAAAAATCCTTGAAACCATTGCCAACAGCGGAAACGGATCTTTTTTGGCGGTTTTAAAACTTTTTGGAAAAAATAATCCCAACGCGTACAATTCTTTTCCTACCGAAGGTTACACATTAGCACTAGATTTTAAAGTAAATTCTAAATTAAAAAAGCTGGTAGATCAGCTGGATCAGATTGTGCAGGTATTTGGCGGAAGAATTTATTTGACGAAAGACAGCATGAGTAGATCTTCACTTACCGATTATCTGAAAAATGTAAATAGTTCAAAGTTTGTGTCTTTACAGCACAAAAGAATTTTAAATAATAAGTAA
- a CDS encoding OmpA family protein, whose product MKFNKTYIAGFFLSSALLLTSCEAVQNSNHQQRGTAVGVASGAVIGGVLGNNVGKGKNAALGAVLGGIIGGVAGNVIGNKMDKQAKDIKETLPGAEVERVGDGIKITMNESIVTFAFNSSDLTSVAKANLDKLTQVLVDNPDTNINIYGHTDSVGADDYNQKLSERRANSVRSYLMSKGLSSNRLFALGEGEAMPVASNDTDAGRAKNRRVEFAITANEKMINEAQQGQ is encoded by the coding sequence ATGAAATTTAATAAAACATATATAGCAGGATTTTTCTTATCATCAGCATTATTGCTTACAAGTTGTGAGGCTGTTCAAAATTCTAATCATCAGCAGAGAGGTACCGCAGTAGGTGTTGCTTCAGGTGCCGTAATTGGTGGAGTATTGGGAAATAATGTTGGTAAAGGTAAGAATGCTGCATTAGGAGCTGTACTTGGGGGTATCATCGGTGGTGTTGCTGGTAACGTGATCGGTAACAAGATGGATAAACAGGCTAAAGATATTAAAGAAACTTTACCAGGTGCAGAAGTAGAAAGAGTAGGTGATGGTATCAAAATCACGATGAATGAGAGTATTGTTACTTTTGCATTCAACTCATCGGATCTTACTTCAGTAGCAAAAGCAAATTTAGATAAATTAACTCAGGTATTGGTTGATAATCCAGATACGAATATCAATATCTATGGTCATACAGACAGTGTAGGTGCAGATGATTACAACCAAAAATTATCTGAAAGGAGAGCCAACTCTGTAAGATCATATCTAATGTCTAAAGGGTTGTCTTCAAACAGACTTTTCGCTTTAGGCGAAGGTGAGGCGATGCCGGTGGCGTCTAACGATACTGATGCAGGAAGAGCAAAAAACAGAAGAGTAGAATTTGCAATTACTGCAAATGAAAAAATGATCAATGAGGCTCAACAAGGGCAATAA
- a CDS encoding SDR family NAD(P)-dependent oxidoreductase, translated as MIVLGSTSEVAQAFVEKALQEGEKFEKIYLFTSNRETTERFARHIDVKFLQQSEIIELDITKTINYSEFEQINSSLLFCATGYLGENTEEALYDNKNTERIIDINYSKLVPVINFFAQKFESRRSGTIIGLSSVAGDRGRQSNFIYGSAKAAFTAYLSGLRNYLFEKKVHVLTVKPGFMATKMTEGLPLNPKLTATPKQAAECIYKAFKKQKNVAYVLPIWGVIMLIIRNIPEFIFKKLKL; from the coding sequence ATGATAGTTCTGGGAAGTACATCGGAAGTAGCGCAGGCATTTGTAGAAAAGGCTTTGCAGGAAGGTGAGAAGTTTGAAAAAATCTATCTTTTTACGTCAAATAGAGAAACCACAGAGAGATTTGCAAGGCATATTGATGTGAAATTTCTTCAGCAATCTGAAATTATCGAATTAGATATAACGAAAACTATCAATTATTCTGAATTTGAACAGATCAATTCCAGTCTTTTGTTTTGTGCAACGGGTTATCTGGGAGAAAACACTGAGGAAGCATTGTATGACAATAAGAATACAGAAAGAATTATAGATATTAATTACTCAAAACTAGTTCCGGTGATCAATTTTTTTGCACAGAAATTTGAAAGCAGAAGATCAGGAACCATCATTGGACTTTCGTCTGTCGCAGGTGACAGAGGTAGGCAGAGCAATTTCATCTACGGAAGTGCAAAAGCTGCTTTTACAGCCTATTTAAGTGGTCTAAGGAATTATCTTTTTGAAAAGAAAGTTCATGTTTTGACTGTAAAACCAGGTTTTATGGCAACAAAAATGACGGAAGGTTTACCATTAAATCCGAAATTGACGGCTACTCCAAAACAGGCTGCAGAATGTATTTACAAAGCGTTCAAAAAACAGAAGAATGTTGCATACGTTTTACCGATTTGGGGCGTTATAATGTTGATCATCAGAAATATTCCTGAATTTATATTTAAAAAATTAAAGCTTTAA
- a CDS encoding HAD family hydrolase, whose product MKKLYCFDFDGTLTYKDTMFLYLKFYNPSKFRVQFVRHIPLFILLKLKLAETEKVKKSFIGSILKGQLQTKIEEKSKQFFEENYPKIVRENALDFIHNMDRQNTESLMVTASLDIWAKPFAEKLQMNLVSTKAEFKNGIFTGNFIGKNCNGKEKLERIKKEISDGKYDKIIAFGDTSGDKAMLKWANEGHYQFFH is encoded by the coding sequence ATGAAAAAATTGTATTGTTTTGATTTTGACGGTACCTTAACGTACAAAGACACCATGTTTTTGTATTTAAAATTTTACAATCCATCAAAATTTCGGGTGCAGTTTGTAAGACATATTCCGCTTTTTATTTTATTAAAGTTAAAACTTGCCGAGACTGAAAAAGTGAAGAAAAGCTTCATTGGTTCTATTTTGAAAGGTCAGCTTCAGACGAAAATTGAAGAAAAATCGAAGCAGTTTTTTGAAGAAAATTATCCGAAGATCGTAAGAGAAAATGCCTTAGATTTTATTCATAATATGGATCGACAAAACACAGAAAGTCTAATGGTTACCGCTTCTTTGGATATTTGGGCCAAACCTTTTGCAGAAAAATTGCAGATGAATCTTGTTTCTACGAAAGCAGAGTTCAAAAATGGTATTTTTACAGGGAACTTTATCGGCAAAAACTGCAACGGGAAAGAGAAATTAGAAAGGATAAAAAAAGAAATTTCAGATGGTAAATACGATAAAATCATAGCTTTTGGCGATACCTCTGGTGATAAGGCAATGTTGAAATGGGCAAACGAAGGACATTATCAATTTTTTCACTAA